The DNA region CTTCCCCTGGCTTATGAAGAGTTGCATGATCTGGCTGCTGCCTATTCCCCCAGCCAACTTCTCTTGTTCCAGCGGGTTCCACCCACACTGGCCTTTCAGCAACTCCAGCACCAGGCTTGTGTATTTGCTgtactcagggcctttgcccttgctgtaCCTTCTACATGGAATACACTTTTCCCTGATCCTAATCAAGTTATTAAATTTAACGTAAAGGTCACCTTTCCAGAGCACACATTTTTGGCCACTCCGAGTAACCACTCGTCACTCCAGCTCATGTCATCCAGTACTAATACTCTACATAGCACTGACCTCCACCtggtgttttcttgtttgtttttgtcagtATCTCCCATACTAGGACACGAGCTTCATGAGACCAGTGACCTCATCTCTCTTCAGTGTTCTGTGCCCACAGTCTCTGCCATGCCTGGCAAATAAcaggttctcagtaaatatttataaaatgactgactacatgctaggcactggggatacaataGTCTAGCAATTTTACTTATCATAAGTACCAAGAGAGACtcccaagagagagaaaaaatatgaatgtgaGGAATATCCTTGTAATGAAAGTCTTGcatatttcaatgaaaattcTGTGACAGTCAACACATATAGCAAATTCTGTATGACATGTTTCCCAACTCTTATATCCCCAGTGGACATCATGGGCTTTCTTCACTTAAGAATAAATGGTATTCTTTTTGGAACAAAATGTATTCAGTTTGTtgttaataaatacttattgggTTGGATTGTGGGATAGTGTAGTTATGAGAACAGGACATAGGTCTTTCACTTGGACAAATCTCTCGGCTTTCTTCCTCCTCAACTCAAGGCAGGCTGAGAAGCTCCTTCTGGTTCTCATGACTCCTATTCCTTGAAGGGGCTTTCCTACTAATAACTGACAGTGATTGAcaacctactgtatgccaggtaaAAAATGTTGGGAGTTTCATGTGAATtagctcattgaatcctcaccaCAGCTCTAGAGGTAAATAGTAGGACATTCCTCATCATACAGTTGAGGAACATATGGCTCAGAGAGGCTTGGTAATCTGGCCAAGGTCACAGTTGGTGAGGGATGGCACCAGGATTTGACTTTGTGGAGTGACTGCTACTCCACACTATCTGTCAACATGGGCTGACTTCAGTTCAGTTGTGTAGGGAGCCTGGGAGGGGTTTTGCCAATGCAAGTGTCTACATCTTCTTCCCCTTTTAGGAGAGAATTGCCAAAAGCCATGGGTCCCAGTGCGGGTTCTGCACCCCTGGCATCGTCATGAGCATGTACACACTGCTCCGGAACCAGCCCGAGCCCACCATGGAGGAGATCGAGGATGCCCTGCAAGGTACCAGCCTTGAAGCACAGCCAGGGAGGTGGGATGGCAAAGGGGGCTCTGCAGAGGTTGGGCCGGGCCAGAGTGGAAGCCAGGAGTGGGCTAGGAGTTCAGGGCACTGACCTTTGCAAGAAAGGCTCAGGTCACCCCGACGTGGCGGCTAAGATCTACTGGAAGGTTGGCCCTCTCTTAGAACACTGTGTGGTTCGGTGACCTCCTGGGGTCTT from Equus quagga isolate Etosha38 unplaced genomic scaffold, UCLA_HA_Equagga_1.0 90247_RagTag, whole genome shotgun sequence includes:
- the LOC124234563 gene encoding uncharacterized protein LOC124234563 isoform X5, encoding MPGENCQKPWVPVRVLHPWHRHEHVHTAPEPARAHHGGDRGCPAREPVPLHRLQTHPPGLPDLRQDAFCSWQSAKLMLLMRSPDSW
- the LOC124234563 gene encoding xanthine dehydrogenase/oxidase-like isoform X6, coding for MHKLHHHVTEPAPGERIAKSHGSQCGFCTPGIVMSMYTLLRNQPEPTMEEIEDALQGNLCRCTGYRPILQGFRTFARG